In Dysgonomonadaceae bacterium zrk40, one genomic interval encodes:
- a CDS encoding DUF4295 domain-containing protein, which yields MAKKAVAGFRDKNTTTGRSHTKVIKMVKSPKTGAYSFREEMILNDQVKDYFTK from the coding sequence ATGGCAAAGAAAGCAGTTGCGGGATTCCGTGATAAGAATACAACCACCGGACGCAGTCACACCAAGGTAATCAAGATGGTGAAATCGCCCAAGACCGGTGCTTACAGCTTCAGGGAAGAGATGATCCTGAACGACCAGGTAAAGGATTACTTCACGAAGTAA
- the rpmG gene encoding 50S ribosomal protein L33 — protein sequence MAKKAKGNRVQVILECTEHKESGMPGTSRYITTKNRKNTTQRLELKKYNPVLKKMTVHKEIK from the coding sequence ATGGCAAAGAAAGCAAAAGGAAACAGGGTGCAGGTCATACTGGAATGTACCGAGCACAAGGAGAGCGGCATGCCCGGCACCTCCCGTTACATCACCACCAAGAACAGAAAGAACACCACCCAACGGTTGGAGTTGAAGAAATACAATCCCGTCCTCAAGAAAATGACGGTGCACAAGGAAATCAAGTAA
- a CDS encoding 50S ribosomal protein L28, with protein MSKICQITGKRAMVGNNVSHSNKKTKRRFNVNLFTKKFFWVEEDCWISLNVSASGLRTINKIGLDAALKQAAAKGFLNA; from the coding sequence ATGTCTAAGATTTGTCAAATAACAGGAAAAAGAGCAATGGTTGGCAACAACGTTTCGCACTCCAATAAGAAGACGAAGCGTAGGTTCAACGTCAATTTGTTCACGAAGAAATTTTTTTGGGTGGAAGAGGATTGCTGGATCAGTTTGAACGTCTCGGCATCCGGATTGCGCACCATTAACAAGATCGGACTGGATGCAGCCTTGAAACAAGCCGCTGCCAAAGGATTTTTAAACGCATAA